The segment CCTGTTAGAACTTTTTTTGTGTCATCCTGAGCGCAGCGAAGGAACCCGCGCGTGGAATTTGGAATTCGGACCCTCACCCGCGCCGGAGGCGCGGCCTCTCCCTGATAGAGAGGTGCCACGGGCGCACGGCAAAGAAAAAGATCCGGGGTCCCTCGACTCCGCAGACTCCGCTCGGGATGACACAAAATTGGGCCGACAGAAAAAGCAGGCGACCGGCCGCCTGAACATCTCTTTCCCCCCAAACAGTTCTGACAGGGCGAGGCCCGCATCTTTTCTTCATCCTTACTAAGGTGCAGGGGCTGGCCCCTGCCCAAGGAAGGGCGAAACCCACGGTGGGTTTCGCATTCGACTAGTCACTGCGGGCCGGCGTACTTCTGGATGGCGGCGCCGATTTCCTGGGCGAGCGTTTTGATCTGAACACCGTCGGCGCCTTCGACCATCACGCGCGCGAGCATCTCGGTCCCCGAATATCGCACCAGCAGCCGGCCGGCGCCGGCCAAGCGCCGCTCGGCGTCGGCGATGATTCGTTGAACGTCGGGCATCTCGGCAATCGGCACGCGATGCCGGACGCGCACGTTTTCCAGAACTTGCGGCACGCGGCGCATCGCGCGGAGTTCGCTGAGCGTGCGCCCACTCTCGGCCATCTGTGCGAGCACCATCAACGCGCTAATCATTCCGTCGCCGGTGGTCGAGTAATCCATGAAGATCACGTGGCCCGACTGCTCGCCACCCAGGTTGTACGAGTTCAGCCGCATCTCGCGCGCGACGGCGGGGTCGCCGACCTCGGTGCGGATCAGCCGCACGCCCGCGTCGCGAAGCGCCAGCTCGAGTCCGAAGTTGCTCATCACGGTTGCAACCACGGCGTTGTGGCTAAGCCGGCCTTGGGCGGCGAGCTTGCGGCCGAGCAGCGCCATCATGTCGTCGCCGTCGAAGACCTCGCCGCGCTCGTCGATCAGCATCACGCGATCGCCGTCGCCGTCGAGCGCGATGCCGACGTTGGCGTGCTCGCGCGCAACGGTCTGGCGGATCGCGTCGAGGTGCGTCGCGCCGCAATTCAGATTGATGTTGGTGCCGTTGGGCTCGGCCGCGATCGCCACGACCTCGGCGCCCAGTTCCTCGAGCGCGTCGGGGCCGACCTTGTAGGCCGCGCCGTTGGCGCAATCGATCGCGACCTTCATCCCGTCGAATGCGACCGAGCGCGGCAGGCACGACTTCAGAAACACCAGGTAACGGCCGAGCGCGTCGTCGATTCGCGCCGCCTTGCCGATATCGCCGGCGCGCGCGCGATGCTTCCCGACCTCGGTTTCGTCGAATACCAGCGCTTCGATTCGGCGCTCGGTCTGGTCGTCGAGTTTGAATCCTTCGCGCGAAAAAAACTTGATGCCGTTGTCCTGGAAGGGATTGTGCGAGGCCGATATGACCACGCCCGCGTCGGCGCGCATGCTGCGGGTCAGAAACGCGATCGCGGGGGTGGGGAGAGGACCCACCAGCCATACGTCCACGCCCATCGAGCAGATTCCGGACTCGATCGCGGTCTCGAGCATGTAGCCCGAGAGGCGGGTGTCCTTGCCGATCAGAATTCTGCGATGACGACCGGTGGAATTGCGGAACACATGAGCGAGCGCACGGCCGAGCTTCAGCGCGGTCTCGGAGGTAATCGGCTCCTGATTGGCGACTCCGCGGACGCCGTCGGTGCCGAACAGTTTACGATGGGTGCTCATCGGCAGTAGTTGTCAGCTTCTCGTGATAGATCCGCAGTCTAACCTTGTCGGGTAGCTGGCGCACCAACTGCATTCCGTCGGGCAGTGTCACCTGGAGCGGCAATTCGTGCGAGCCGGGTGCAACGCCCTTGGCGTCAACATAGGCCAGCCCCTTCAGCGCGAGAGCCGCGAGCTTGACCGCGGGCCCGCGAATCGTCAGCGTGGCCTGCCTGGGTTCGACGCGGTACTTGAAGCCACTGTCCCTGACTTCCACGTCAACCGCGCGAAACTCACGGTCGGCAATCGCCTCCGCGACATTGATCCGCGCATCGACATGACCGGTAGAGAATCCCAACGCCGGATTGGGCGCCACGATATCAACCGAGCGGTCGGCATCCGCGGTGAGTCCCTTCAAGTCGAAGGGTTCCGTGCTGACCGACGTAAGCGGCGTGACGAAGCGGCTGGGCCCGGCGATGGTGACGGTTGGCGGCGTAATATCGACCGAGGTAATCGTGTAGCCCGGCTCGACCTTGCCCTGAACCGCCAGATGGACCGGCACGTCGCGGGTAACCAGGCGATCGACATCAAGCGACAATTGATCGGGCGAGATGCTGGTCACGGCGGTATTTCGTCCCACGTTGAACATCGCGGGATATATCTTGAACTCGGATTGTCCGGCCGCAACGCCGCGCAGATCGATTTTGAGCGTGAGCCGCTCGGGATCCAACAGCGACAGCAGGGTGCGCGGACCGGTGACTTCGATTTTTACGAGCGTCGGCGGATGGTTCACGATCACCATCCCCGGCGGCAGCGCGCGATAGCTGATCGGCACCGTGAGCGGCTCGACTGAGCCCCGCTCGCCCGCGTTGACGAATATCCACAGCCCGATCGCGAGCACCACCGCAAATGTGCGCAGCCCGATGTCGGCGCCGCGGAGCCGCCGCACGCCCCTAACTTTGAACAAATTTTTGAAGTCGCCCAGCCTCATCGTGCGTCGTCCCGTCGCGGTTTTGCCCTCGCGCGCCTAACCCGGCAGCTTCCTCAGTGTGGACAGGACCTCGGCTGGTTCCAGTCCACGGCTCAGAACGCCGCCGCGGGCAAGAGAAATCGTGCCGTCCTCCTCGGACACGACCAGCACAACCGCGTCGCTGTCCTCGCTCATTCCAATCGCCGCGCGATGACGCGTGCCCAGCGCCAGGCTTACGTTGGGGTTTTGCGACAGCGGCAGCAGGCACGCCGCGGCGAGTATCCGGTCGCCGTTTATGATCACGGCGCCATCATGCAGCGGAGAGCCATTGGTGAAAATCGTTTCGAGCAGCTCGGGCGAGACCTTGGCGTCAACGGTTCTTCCGCTCTCGACGAACTCGCCCAGGCCGTCGTCCTGTTCGATCACTATCAGCGCGCCGACTCGACGCGCCGAAAGCCACGCCGCGGCGGTGGCTATTTCCTCCGCAGGCGTGACCGCAGCCGCATTGCGGCCCAGGAAGGACCGCGCACCGACCCGGGTCAGCGCGCGGCGAATGTCGGCCTGAAAGATAACCACCAGGATCACAAACAACGAACCAAGGAAGTTGTTCAAGAGCCAGTTGAGCGTGAACAGTCCGAGCACCTGCGACGCGACGAATGCGCCGCCCACGATCACCATCCCGACCACCATCTGCATCGTGCGCGTGCCGCGGATCAATAGCGCGATCCGGTATATCACGTAGGCCACGATCAGGATGTCAACGACGTCCTGCCATCGCGGCTGCGGTATCATGGGTATGTAGTTATGCATTGCGCCTGAACCGCCGGTCCCGCCGGGTTATCGCCGCGGCCATTGCCACCACGGCGACGGCCGCACCTGCGTCGTGCACGCGCACAATCGACGCGCCGGCGGCCACTGCCAGCGCGTTGGCAGCCGCGGTGCCGAATTCCAGCTCGCGCTCGCCGGCACCGGCAATTCGCGCCACAAAGCTCTTGCGCGACGCTCCCACCAATACGGGATAGCCGAGCGCACAGAGGGCGGGCAAGGCGGCCAGCAATTTCAGATTATGCTGGGCCGTCTTGGCGAAGCCTAGTCCCGGGTCGAGGATGATTCGCGAGCGCACAACTCCCGCCGCGGCGGCAAATCGCGCGCGCGCCTCCAGAAATTCGACGACCTCGCGCACCACGTCGCGGTAGCGTGCGAACTCGAGATGATTGGCGAGACCGCCGCGCATATGCATCAGCACCACCGCGCACTTCGTTTGCGCCGCCAGCGGCGCCATTTCGCAGTCGTGCTCAAGCGCCGTGATATCGTTGATGATCGCCGCGCCGGAGTCGAGCGCGACGCGCGCGACCTCCGCGCGGCGCGTGTCGATCGAGATTGGCACGCCGAGGCGCTTGCTTAAGCGCGCGAGCACCGGCCTGACTCGCGCGAGCTCGACCTCGACCGGGACCTCGGACGCGCCCGCGGGACGCGACGATTCACCGCCGACGTCGATCAGGCCGGCGCCTGCCGCTTCCATCGCAAGCGCGTGCTCGACGGCGCGGTCCGTGTCTAGGTATCTGCCGCCGTCGGAGAAGGAGTCGGGCGTGACGTTGAGCACGCCCATTACCGCGGGGAACTCGATTACACGACCGTCGCAAAGCTTGAGATGCGAGGGATGAGGCGTGCGCTTGCGCATGCCTCGATCAGTCGATGATTTGGTTTTGATCCGCGAGCGTCGCATCGCACCGGCCCCACTCCCCCTCAGCCACGCGGCAACCGACCCGCCGCGGCGAATCGATCATAGCGCCGCGAGCACGCCGGCGAAGACGACTACACGAGGACCGGTTTGGGCGGGAGTCCGGGCACCGGGCTTTCGTTTTCGTTGTCGGCGCGCTTCTCCTTGCCCGGTTCCGCGCCCGGACGCGGCGGAAAATCGTTGCGCACCGCGGCCGGCGACGGCGGCAGCTCGCGCCCTTCGCGGAACGCCGTCACCATCGCCTCGACTTCGCTGCCGTCGAGCACTTCCTTCTCGAGCAGCCGCGCGGCGATCGCGTGAAGCAGCGGCAGATGATCCGACAGGAGCTGGCGCGCCTTCTGATACGAGTCATCGATGATGCGGCGCACTTCGCGATCGATCTCGAGCGCGGTCTGCTCGGAGTAATCCTTATGATGCGAGATATCGCGGCCCAAAAAGATCTGTTCCTCGCGCCGGCCGAAGGTCATCGGGCCCAGCTCCTTGCTCATGCCCCATTCGCAGACCATTTTGCGCGCGAGCTCGGTCGCCTTTTCGATGTCGTTGCCCGCGCCGGTCGTCATCTGGCCGAACACGAGTTCTTCCGCGGTGCGGCCGCCGAACATCACCGCCAACCGCGTCACCAGGTAGTCGCGGGGATAGGTGTAGCGATCGTCCAGCGGCAATTGCTGCGTCACGCCAAGCGCCATCCCGCGCGGGATAATCGTAACCTTGTGGACCGGGTCCGCACCGGGCTGAAGCATCGCGACCAACGCATGCCCGCCTTCATGATAAGCGATTATCTTGCGCTCCGAGCCCGACATCACCATCGAGCGCCGTTCCGCGCCCATCATCACCTTGTCCTTGGCCAGCTCGAAGTCGGACATCTCGACCTTGTCCTTGTTGCGGCGCGCCGCCAGCAGCGCGGCCTCGTTGACAAGGTTCTCCAGGTCGGCTCCGGCGAAGCCCGGGGTCGAACGCGCAAGCTTGGTCGCATCGACGTCGTCGGACAGCGGCACCTTGCGGGTGTGGACCTTGAGAATGCCCTCGCGCCCCTTGACGTCGGGCAGCGGCACCACCACCCGCCGATCGAAGCGGCCCGGGCGCAGCAACGCCGGGTCGAGCACGTCGGGGCGATTGGTGGCGGCCACCAGGATCACGCCCTCGTTGGCCTCGAATCCGTCCATCTCGACCAGCAACTGGTTGAGCGTCTGTTCGCGTTCATCGTGACCGCCGCCAAGGCCGGCCCCGCGATGACGTCCCACCGCATCGATCTCGTCTATAAAGATGATGCACGGCGCATGCTTCTTGCCCTGGACGAACAGGTCGCGCACGCGCGACGCGCCCACGCCCACAAACATCTCGACAAAGTCCGATCCCGAGATCGAAAAGAACGGCACGCCCGCTTCGCCGGCGATCGCCCGCGCGAGCAGCGTCTTGCCGGTTCCCGGCGCCCCGACCAGCAGCACGCCCTTGGGGATTCTGCCGCCCAGCCGGGTGAAGCGCTTGGGGTCGCGCAAAAATTGAATTATCTCTTCGAGCTCGTCCTTGGCCTCGTCGATTCCCGCCACGTCGCCGAAGGTAACTTTATGGGTATTTTCAGTCAGCAGCTTGGCTCGGCTCTTGCCGAACGACATCGCCTTGCCGCCGCCGATTTGCATCTGGCGCATGAAGAAAATCCACAGCGCCGCCAGCACTAAGATCGGGAACCACTGCACCAGCGCGACCATCCACCACGGATCGCCTTCGACCGGCTTGGCCGCGATCTTGACGCCCTTTTCGCGCAGCGTCTTGACCAGGTCGGGATCCTCGGGCGCGTAGGTCTTGAAATGCTCCCCGCTGGTAGTGTCGCCCTTGATTAGATTTCCCTGAATCGTCGCCTGGGCGACCTGGTTTTTCTCAACCTGATTGAGGAAGTCCGAGAAAATTATTTCGGGTTCTTTGGGCTGTTGCCTGCTGAAGATATTGAACAGCAGCAGGAACATCAGTCCCAGCACTAGCCATAGCGCAATACTGCGAGAAAACTGGTTCATGCTATTAGACAAAATATCACGCGCGTTGATCCGCACGCAACGTGGCAGGCCCTAAGCCGCGATTTCAGACGCCTCAACGCGCAGTACGGTTTCGGTGGCCTTGGTGACCAACGCGCAGTCCGCGCGCGCGAGCCCCGGAAGCCACGCGATTTCGCCGCCGACCGTGACCACCGGGAAGCGCTCCCGCCTTGCGCGTGGCAGCTTGCGATCCACAAACACGTCATGGACCTTGCGCGTGCCGCGCATCCCCATCGGATGCATCCTGTCGCCCTTCATAAAATTGCGCGCGACCATCCCTGCGTCCGCGATTTTCGCGGCATCGAACATCGCGACCAGCGAAAACGAACTATCCGGCATCGACGCGTGCGCGGCCGGATTCGTCGAAGCCTCGAACGCAAAGCCCGCCGCTTCCACGACTGTGATTCCGTCCGCCGCAATCGCAACCGAGAATCCCGCGGCGGCGCCGACCGCGGCGCCTGCTTCGCGCTTGGCCCGCGGATGCGCCACTCGAATCAGATGGTACTCGCGCCCGGCGCGCCAGCCGCCCGGAAGATCGATCGAGTCGCTCGGACCGCCTTCCAGGATGAGTTGACGCATCGCTTCGATATGCGCGCGCGAAATTGCGCGCAAAGATCCCATCCGCTCGGAGAGAAACAGCCGAATCGCAACCGGTTGCACCGCGCGATTCATCCCGCTGAATCCCGACACGTCGAGCGCGCCGCCGCGCCGGCGCATCGCGTCCAATTCGCGCGCGGCAATCGCCGCGACCAGCTCGTCGAGCGAGCGCATCTCGGCCGCAACTTCCACCAGCCGCCCGCCAAGCCCCGGCGCGTACTCGCGCTCGAGCATCGGGAGCAGTTCGGCGCGAATCCGGTTGCGCAGAATGCCGCGCGACGAATTCGTCGAATCTTCCACGAACGCAACCGCGCGCGCGTCCAGATAGCCGCGAATGTCGGCGCGCGAAACCGACAGCATCGGACGAATCAACCGACCCGGCCCGTGCTCGGCCATCGCCGCCATCCCCGCCGCGCCGGCGCCGCGCATCAGGCGCATCAGCACGGTCTCGGCCTGGTCGTCGCGATGGTGCCCGAGCGCGACAAAGTCCGCACCGATGCGGTCCGCGACGCGACCGAGGAAATCGCGGCGCACCTCGCGCGCCCGCTCCTCCAGGTTCGCGCTGGAAATCGACGCGTCGAGTCCCTCGGCGCGTTCGACGATCAATTCAACCCCAAGTCGCGCGCACATGGCGCGCACGAAAGCTTCGTCGCGATCCGACTCATCCCCTCGAATCCGATGGTTCAAATGCGCCGCCGCAATCCGGAGTCCCAGCCTCTGGCGAAGTTCAAGCAGCGCACAAGTAAGCGCAACCGAATCCGCCCCGCCGGAAAGCCCGATCAGTATCGATGCGCCCCGACGGATCCGCGCGCGCGCAAGCGCCGCCTCGACCGCGCCGACCACGATATTTTCCGCATCCCGAACCATCACGGATGAGATTATTCCCGCATGAGATCTGCATCAACGCGCCGCTGCGGCTCACTTTTGCGATTGTCCCGATTCCCGCGTCGCGACATAGTTGGAGCCGCGCGATCGGCAGGCTAAACTCGCGTAGCCCAGACGCATATCCGGCGACCTCACGCAAAAACTACGATGGACGAACGTTACGACCCAAAGAAAATCGAGCCCGCGTGGCAGGCTGAATGGCAACGCGCCAATCTCTACGGCACGCGCGAGCAACCCGCACGCCCGAAATTCTACATTCTCGAGATGTTTCCCTACCCGTCCGGCGCCGGGCTGAGCGTCGGTCATCTGCACAACTACGTTCCGTGCGACGTAATCGGACGCTTCAAGCGGATGGCGGGATTCAACGTGCTGCACCCGATGGGATGGGATGCGTTCGGACTGCCCGCGGAAAACGAGGCGATCCTGAAAGGATCGCATCCAACGGAAACCGTCCCGCGTTACGCCGCCAACTTCAAGCGCCAACTGACAATCTCCGGATGCGCGTACGACTGGACGCGCGAGATCAACTCGTCGTCACCGGAGTATTACAAGTGGACGCAGTGGTTCTTCCTGATGCTCTACAAACGCGGCCTGGCCTACCGCGCCACCGGAGCGCAATGGTGGTGCGACAAGTGCCGCACCATCCTCGCCAACGAACAGGTCGTCAACGGATGCTGCTGGCGGCATCCCGACTCGCCGGTCAGCAAGAAAGATCTCGAGCAGTGGTATCTCAAGATCACCGAATACGCGGATCGATTGCTCGACGATTTGGATGGCCTCGACTGGCCGGAACCGATCAAGCTGATGCAGCGCAACTGGATCGGGCGCAGCGAAGGCGCGGAGCTTGCCTTCCCGGTGCCCGCTCACGCCGATAAGGAAATCCGCTTTTTCACCACCCGCCCCGACACCGTCTTCGGCGTATCGTTCATGGTGCTCGCGCCGGAGCATCCGCTCGTCGCAGAGATTACTACGGACGCGCAGCGCGCGGTGGTCAAAGCTTATGTCGCCGACGCGCGCCGCCAGACTGAAATCGAGCGGATGTCCACGGTCAAGGAGAAATCCGGCGTCTTCACCGGCGCCTACGCGCACAACGTCTTTACCGATAGAGACATCCCGGTTTGGATCGCCGACTACGTCCTGATGGGCTACGGCACCGGCGCAATCATGGGCGCGCCCGGCCAGGATCAGCGCGATTTCGAATTCGCCACGAAGTTCGGTCTCGAGATTCCTCGCGTGACCGCACCAGCAGACGGCGGCGCTCCACCGGCGGATCGCGCGTTCACCGAATCCGGCATCGCCATCAATTCAGAATTTCTCAACGGGATGACGACGGCTGATGCGATCACGGCCGTCGCAAAGTACGCCGAGGAACACGGAATCGGCCGCGCGACTATCAACTACCGGATGCGCGACTGGCTGATCTCGCGTCAGCGCTACTGGGGATGTCCGATTCCGATGGTGTACTGCAAGACCGACGGGATCGTACCGGTGCCGGAAGATCAACTGCCCGTGATGTTGCCTCCGATGAAGGACTATCTGCCGTCGGGCACCGGCCGCTCTCCGCTCGCCAACGTCGCATCGTTCGTCAACACGACCTGCCCCAAGTGCGGCGGCCCGGCTGAGCGCGAGACCGACACGCTCGACGGCTTCGCGTGTTCGTCGTGGTACTTCCTACGCTTCGCCTCGCCGCATGAAGACCGCCGCCCATTCGATCGGAGCGCGGTCGATTACTGGTTGCCGGTCGATCTCTATGTCGGCGGCGCCGAGCATGCCGTGATGCATCTGCTGTACGCGCGGATGTGGACCAAAGTCATGTTCGACGCGGAGCTGATTGGATTCGACGAACCGTTCCCCGCCTTGCGCAACCAGGGTGTGGTGTGGGCCGCCGACGGCCAGCGGATGTCGAAGAGCAAGGGCAACGTCGTCACTCCGGACGCGATGATCGACAAGTACGGCGCGGACGCGCTTCGGCTCTGGGAGCTGTTCATGAGCCCCTTTGACGAAGCGACCAACTGGAACGAAAGCGGCGTCGCCGGCACGCTGCGATTCATCCAGCGCGTGTGGACGATGATTCGGCGCTACGTCGAGGCGGGAT is part of the Candidatus Binatus sp. genome and harbors:
- the glmM gene encoding phosphoglucosamine mutase; translated protein: MSTHRKLFGTDGVRGVANQEPITSETALKLGRALAHVFRNSTGRHRRILIGKDTRLSGYMLETAIESGICSMGVDVWLVGPLPTPAIAFLTRSMRADAGVVISASHNPFQDNGIKFFSREGFKLDDQTERRIEALVFDETEVGKHRARAGDIGKAARIDDALGRYLVFLKSCLPRSVAFDGMKVAIDCANGAAYKVGPDALEELGAEVVAIAAEPNGTNINLNCGATHLDAIRQTVAREHANVGIALDGDGDRVMLIDERGEVFDGDDMMALLGRKLAAQGRLSHNAVVATVMSNFGLELALRDAGVRLIRTEVGDPAVAREMRLNSYNLGGEQSGHVIFMDYSTTGDGMISALMVLAQMAESGRTLSELRAMRRVPQVLENVRVRHRVPIAEMPDVQRIIADAERRLAGAGRLLVRYSGTEMLARVMVEGADGVQIKTLAQEIGAAIQKYAGPQ
- a CDS encoding CdaR family protein codes for the protein MRLGDFKNLFKVRGVRRLRGADIGLRTFAVVLAIGLWIFVNAGERGSVEPLTVPISYRALPPGMVIVNHPPTLVKIEVTGPRTLLSLLDPERLTLKIDLRGVAAGQSEFKIYPAMFNVGRNTAVTSISPDQLSLDVDRLVTRDVPVHLAVQGKVEPGYTITSVDITPPTVTIAGPSRFVTPLTSVSTEPFDLKGLTADADRSVDIVAPNPALGFSTGHVDARINVAEAIADREFRAVDVEVRDSGFKYRVEPRQATLTIRGPAVKLAALALKGLAYVDAKGVAPGSHELPLQVTLPDGMQLVRQLPDKVRLRIYHEKLTTTADEHPS
- the cdaA gene encoding diadenylate cyclase CdaA, which translates into the protein MHNYIPMIPQPRWQDVVDILIVAYVIYRIALLIRGTRTMQMVVGMVIVGGAFVASQVLGLFTLNWLLNNFLGSLFVILVVIFQADIRRALTRVGARSFLGRNAAAVTPAEEIATAAAWLSARRVGALIVIEQDDGLGEFVESGRTVDAKVSPELLETIFTNGSPLHDGAVIINGDRILAAACLLPLSQNPNVSLALGTRHRAAIGMSEDSDAVVLVVSEEDGTISLARGGVLSRGLEPAEVLSTLRKLPG
- the folP gene encoding dihydropteroate synthase yields the protein MRKRTPHPSHLKLCDGRVIEFPAVMGVLNVTPDSFSDGGRYLDTDRAVEHALAMEAAGAGLIDVGGESSRPAGASEVPVEVELARVRPVLARLSKRLGVPISIDTRRAEVARVALDSGAAIINDITALEHDCEMAPLAAQTKCAVVLMHMRGGLANHLEFARYRDVVREVVEFLEARARFAAAAGVVRSRIILDPGLGFAKTAQHNLKLLAALPALCALGYPVLVGASRKSFVARIAGAGERELEFGTAAANALAVAAGASIVRVHDAGAAVAVVAMAAAITRRDRRFRRNA
- the ftsH gene encoding ATP-dependent zinc metalloprotease FtsH, with protein sequence MNQFSRSIALWLVLGLMFLLLFNIFSRQQPKEPEIIFSDFLNQVEKNQVAQATIQGNLIKGDTTSGEHFKTYAPEDPDLVKTLREKGVKIAAKPVEGDPWWMVALVQWFPILVLAALWIFFMRQMQIGGGKAMSFGKSRAKLLTENTHKVTFGDVAGIDEAKDELEEIIQFLRDPKRFTRLGGRIPKGVLLVGAPGTGKTLLARAIAGEAGVPFFSISGSDFVEMFVGVGASRVRDLFVQGKKHAPCIIFIDEIDAVGRHRGAGLGGGHDEREQTLNQLLVEMDGFEANEGVILVAATNRPDVLDPALLRPGRFDRRVVVPLPDVKGREGILKVHTRKVPLSDDVDATKLARSTPGFAGADLENLVNEAALLAARRNKDKVEMSDFELAKDKVMMGAERRSMVMSGSERKIIAYHEGGHALVAMLQPGADPVHKVTIIPRGMALGVTQQLPLDDRYTYPRDYLVTRLAVMFGGRTAEELVFGQMTTGAGNDIEKATELARKMVCEWGMSKELGPMTFGRREEQIFLGRDISHHKDYSEQTALEIDREVRRIIDDSYQKARQLLSDHLPLLHAIAARLLEKEVLDGSEVEAMVTAFREGRELPPSPAAVRNDFPPRPGAEPGKEKRADNENESPVPGLPPKPVLV
- the tilS gene encoding tRNA lysidine(34) synthetase TilS, with the translated sequence MVRDAENIVVGAVEAALARARIRRGASILIGLSGGADSVALTCALLELRQRLGLRIAAAHLNHRIRGDESDRDEAFVRAMCARLGVELIVERAEGLDASISSANLEERAREVRRDFLGRVADRIGADFVALGHHRDDQAETVLMRLMRGAGAAGMAAMAEHGPGRLIRPMLSVSRADIRGYLDARAVAFVEDSTNSSRGILRNRIRAELLPMLEREYAPGLGGRLVEVAAEMRSLDELVAAIAARELDAMRRRGGALDVSGFSGMNRAVQPVAIRLFLSERMGSLRAISRAHIEAMRQLILEGGPSDSIDLPGGWRAGREYHLIRVAHPRAKREAGAAVGAAAGFSVAIAADGITVVEAAGFAFEASTNPAAHASMPDSSFSLVAMFDAAKIADAGMVARNFMKGDRMHPMGMRGTRKVHDVFVDRKLPRARRERFPVVTVGGEIAWLPGLARADCALVTKATETVLRVEASEIAA
- the leuS gene encoding leucine--tRNA ligase, which encodes MDERYDPKKIEPAWQAEWQRANLYGTREQPARPKFYILEMFPYPSGAGLSVGHLHNYVPCDVIGRFKRMAGFNVLHPMGWDAFGLPAENEAILKGSHPTETVPRYAANFKRQLTISGCAYDWTREINSSSPEYYKWTQWFFLMLYKRGLAYRATGAQWWCDKCRTILANEQVVNGCCWRHPDSPVSKKDLEQWYLKITEYADRLLDDLDGLDWPEPIKLMQRNWIGRSEGAELAFPVPAHADKEIRFFTTRPDTVFGVSFMVLAPEHPLVAEITTDAQRAVVKAYVADARRQTEIERMSTVKEKSGVFTGAYAHNVFTDRDIPVWIADYVLMGYGTGAIMGAPGQDQRDFEFATKFGLEIPRVTAPADGGAPPADRAFTESGIAINSEFLNGMTTADAITAVAKYAEEHGIGRATINYRMRDWLISRQRYWGCPIPMVYCKTDGIVPVPEDQLPVMLPPMKDYLPSGTGRSPLANVASFVNTTCPKCGGPAERETDTLDGFACSSWYFLRFASPHEDRRPFDRSAVDYWLPVDLYVGGAEHAVMHLLYARMWTKVMFDAELIGFDEPFPALRNQGVVWAADGQRMSKSKGNVVTPDAMIDKYGADALRLWELFMSPFDEATNWNESGVAGTLRFIQRVWTMIRRYVEAGCPGGKPGEETLKRAHKTIQVVTDHIERMRFNTALAALMDQLNYLAKLKPAEMGRFAAETFVLMLAPMAPHVTEEMWQALGHDASVHLEAWPKFDPKLVRDETVTVVVQVNGKVRDRLVVVAGASEADVRELALKSEAVARHLAGKTPTKFIFVKDKMLSIVA